In Bacillus sp. NP247, one DNA window encodes the following:
- the ypjB gene encoding sporulation protein YpjB, which produces MKRTLIGLIAFLIIMFPVRIYAEEWNELTGLLDDSLQLVKKKEDEKAIQVLHHFSEQFLSKENENNSKVNPGQIRVVSLAYDKAKQALSEDLDRQVKVDNMLALQLAVDAQVSKYQPLWMERERKIMNAFSQVEKAMEKNDDGQFQQTLNTFLNEFNIIYPSLMIALPENEAQRVNAHLSYLDEFRNVMLKTKGGQMQLGIIKGDLQKIFHTVKKDEIAPSLIWFMTITGGLILFTLTYVGWRKYKGERERRRSNLHSKDR; this is translated from the coding sequence ATGAAGAGAACATTAATTGGACTGATAGCATTTCTAATTATAATGTTTCCAGTACGTATATATGCTGAAGAGTGGAATGAACTAACTGGATTGCTAGATGACTCTTTACAGTTAGTGAAGAAAAAAGAAGATGAGAAGGCAATACAAGTACTGCACCATTTCTCAGAGCAGTTTCTATCAAAGGAGAATGAAAATAATTCAAAAGTAAATCCGGGACAAATTAGAGTCGTTTCTTTAGCATACGATAAGGCGAAACAAGCTCTCTCGGAAGATTTAGATAGGCAAGTTAAAGTTGATAATATGTTAGCGTTACAACTTGCTGTTGATGCGCAAGTATCTAAATATCAGCCACTTTGGATGGAAAGAGAAAGAAAGATAATGAATGCTTTTTCTCAAGTAGAAAAAGCGATGGAAAAAAACGATGATGGACAGTTCCAACAGACGCTAAATACATTTTTAAATGAATTTAATATTATTTATCCTAGTTTAATGATTGCTCTGCCAGAAAACGAAGCGCAGCGTGTAAATGCACATTTATCTTATTTGGATGAATTTCGTAACGTTATGTTAAAAACGAAAGGTGGACAAATGCAACTAGGGATTATTAAAGGTGATTTGCAAAAAATATTTCATACAGTAAAAAAAGATGAGATAGCTCCCTCTCTCATTTGGTTCATGACAATTACTGGAGGACTTATTTTGTTCACTTTAACGTATGTTGGATGGAGAAAGTATAAAGGGGAGAGAGAGAGGCGGAGAAGTAACTTGCATTCTAAAGATAGATAA
- the hisC gene encoding histidinol-phosphate transaminase, with amino-acid sequence MRVKEQLLTLRAYVPGKNIEEVKREYGLSKIVKLASNENPFGCSARVTEALTSLANQYALYPDGAAFELREKVAEHLGVKAEQLLFGSGLDEVIQMISRALLRNGTNVVMANPTFSQYYHHAVIEGAEVREVPLENGIHNLDAMLQQVDEKTKIVWICNPNNPTGTYVEKQKLLSFLESVPKSALVIMDEAYYEYAGAEDYPQTLPLLEKYENLMVLRTFSKAYGLAAFRIGYAIGDAKLIGQLEVARLPFNTSTIAQAVALAAIEDQQFLQECVKKNAEGLNQYYAFCKEYNVFYYPSQTNFIFLKLGIPGNEAFERLMKKGYIVRSGAAFGMHDGIRITVGLKEENDEIIELLTELVKEQVKKEETYS; translated from the coding sequence GTGAGAGTAAAAGAGCAATTGTTAACTTTGAGAGCATATGTACCTGGGAAAAATATTGAGGAAGTAAAAAGAGAATATGGATTGTCAAAAATTGTGAAGTTAGCATCGAATGAAAATCCGTTTGGCTGCTCTGCGCGTGTGACAGAAGCATTAACTTCGTTAGCCAATCAATATGCACTCTACCCGGACGGGGCGGCTTTTGAGCTTCGTGAGAAAGTAGCAGAGCATTTAGGTGTAAAAGCGGAACAACTTTTATTTGGTAGTGGGTTAGATGAAGTCATTCAAATGATTAGCCGCGCCTTGCTACGTAACGGAACAAATGTTGTAATGGCGAATCCTACGTTCTCGCAATATTATCACCATGCTGTTATTGAAGGAGCGGAAGTTAGGGAAGTACCACTTGAAAATGGTATTCACAATTTAGATGCAATGTTACAGCAAGTAGATGAGAAAACGAAGATTGTATGGATTTGTAATCCGAATAATCCGACAGGTACATATGTAGAAAAACAAAAATTACTTTCATTTTTAGAATCAGTTCCAAAGTCAGCGCTCGTTATTATGGACGAAGCATATTATGAATATGCTGGGGCAGAAGATTATCCGCAAACATTACCTCTTCTTGAAAAGTACGAAAATCTTATGGTGCTACGCACATTCTCAAAAGCATATGGATTAGCTGCTTTTCGTATTGGATATGCGATTGGGGATGCAAAGCTTATTGGGCAGCTAGAAGTAGCGAGACTACCATTTAACACATCAACTATCGCCCAAGCGGTAGCATTAGCGGCAATAGAGGATCAACAGTTTTTACAAGAGTGTGTGAAGAAAAATGCCGAAGGATTAAATCAATATTATGCATTTTGTAAGGAATATAACGTATTCTACTATCCATCTCAAACGAATTTCATTTTCTTGAAACTCGGTATACCTGGTAATGAAGCTTTCGAACGATTAATGAAAAAAGGATATATCGTTCGTTCTGGTGCAGCATTTGGTATGCATGATGGTATTCGTATTACTGTTGGATTAAAAGAAGAAAATGATGAGATTATTGAATTACTTACGGAACTTGTAAAAGAACAAGTGAAGAAAGAAGAAACGTATTCTTAA
- a CDS encoding DUF1405 domain-containing protein: MVYLYAMLRQRSVLLFLLVVNILGTIYGFIWYGNQLKETSPIFWPFVPDSPMATLFFVFVLIAFLMKKNWGLIEALAIVTLIKYGVWAVVVNAITIYVKGPIGLMGYMLMLSHFAMAVQGMLYAPFYRIKKWHFTVAGIWTLHNDAIDYLFWQMPRYGIMHLFVEKIGYFTFWLSIAVLCITYYYYCLRENRKQFSL; this comes from the coding sequence TTGGTTTACTTGTATGCAATGTTAAGGCAACGTTCGGTACTATTATTTTTATTGGTTGTTAACATATTAGGTACAATTTACGGATTCATATGGTATGGAAATCAATTAAAAGAAACCTCACCTATATTTTGGCCGTTTGTACCAGATAGCCCTATGGCGACTCTCTTTTTTGTCTTTGTTTTAATTGCTTTTTTGATGAAGAAGAACTGGGGGTTAATAGAAGCGTTAGCGATAGTTACTTTAATAAAATATGGTGTTTGGGCTGTTGTTGTAAATGCAATTACGATTTATGTAAAAGGTCCTATTGGCCTTATGGGATATATGTTAATGTTATCTCATTTTGCGATGGCGGTGCAGGGAATGTTATATGCTCCGTTTTATCGGATAAAAAAATGGCACTTCACTGTAGCTGGCATATGGACATTACATAATGATGCAATTGATTATTTATTTTGGCAAATGCCGAGATATGGGATTATGCATTTGTTTGTAGAGAAAATTGGTTATTTTACGTTTTGGTTAAGTATTGCTGTACTGTGTATTACATATTATTATTATTGCTTACGTGAGAACCGAAAACAGTTTTCTTTATGA
- a CDS encoding YpiF family protein — MKWIVKDVEQFEQAREYVDTGIIPLLSISAAKEMKMVVEQGEFIEALSMELEREYKGRVLLLPAFTYLVESQKNEKDRLQEWTDHLQRQGFKHIAYVTSDFSWKEDMQELQGDLFWFPSLSLEQFSDQAKREVIRAHIKNIMVMLEERWIR, encoded by the coding sequence GTGAAATGGATTGTAAAAGATGTAGAACAGTTTGAGCAAGCGAGGGAGTATGTAGATACAGGGATTATACCCCTTTTGTCTATTTCGGCAGCAAAAGAAATGAAAATGGTTGTAGAGCAAGGTGAATTTATTGAGGCTTTGAGTATGGAGTTGGAAAGGGAGTATAAAGGAAGAGTGCTTTTACTGCCCGCATTTACGTATTTGGTAGAGAGCCAAAAAAATGAAAAAGACCGTTTGCAAGAATGGACAGATCATTTGCAAAGGCAAGGTTTTAAGCATATTGCCTATGTGACAAGTGATTTTTCATGGAAAGAAGATATGCAAGAGTTGCAGGGTGATTTATTTTGGTTTCCATCGTTATCATTAGAGCAATTTAGTGATCAAGCGAAAAGGGAAGTTATTCGTGCTCACATAAAAAATATTATGGTAATGTTGGAAGAAAGATGGATAAGGTAA
- the aroA gene encoding 3-phosphoshikimate 1-carboxyvinyltransferase, which translates to MKLVGRKNSLNGKIVVPGDKSISHRSVMFGAIAEGTTKVSNFLLGEDCLSTIACFQKLGVKIEQSGNDVTIYGKGLHNLQETKEVLDVGNSGTTIRLMLGILANTPFHSMIIGDASIGKRPMKRVTDPLSKMNAQIDGRENGQYTPLSIRGGKVKGMHYHSPVASAQVKSAVLLAGLQGEGVTTVTEPVHSRDHTERMLRAFGCTVDVNGRTVSLQGGQQLKGADIEVPGDISSAAFFLVAGAIVQNSKLVLENVGLNPTRTGILDVLTKMGALISIDHIRNEEFEPCGDITIETSKLKGIEIAGTLIPRLIDEIPVIALLATQAEGITVIKNAEELKVKETNRIDTVVDELGKLGAKIEATPDGMIIYGKQSLNGNTVNSHGDHRIGMMLAIASCIIDGEVKIENSDAVAVSYPKFFEQLAEL; encoded by the coding sequence TTGAAACTAGTAGGACGAAAAAATAGTTTGAATGGGAAAATTGTTGTTCCAGGAGATAAATCTATTTCGCATCGCTCTGTTATGTTTGGAGCGATAGCAGAAGGGACGACGAAAGTATCAAATTTTTTATTAGGAGAAGATTGTTTAAGTACAATTGCATGTTTTCAAAAACTAGGTGTCAAGATTGAACAGAGTGGTAACGATGTCACGATTTACGGTAAAGGATTACATAATTTACAAGAAACGAAAGAAGTATTAGATGTGGGGAATTCAGGGACGACTATTCGTCTTATGCTTGGGATTTTAGCAAATACGCCGTTCCATAGTATGATAATTGGTGATGCATCAATTGGAAAACGTCCTATGAAACGTGTTACAGACCCGCTTAGTAAGATGAATGCTCAAATTGATGGTAGAGAAAACGGACAATATACACCTTTATCTATTCGCGGTGGTAAGGTAAAAGGTATGCATTACCATTCACCAGTAGCAAGTGCACAAGTGAAGTCAGCAGTTTTACTTGCGGGTTTGCAAGGGGAAGGTGTAACTACGGTAACAGAGCCTGTGCACTCTCGTGATCATACGGAAAGAATGTTACGTGCATTCGGTTGTACCGTAGATGTTAATGGACGGACCGTTTCATTACAAGGTGGACAACAACTTAAAGGTGCAGACATAGAAGTTCCAGGAGATATTTCTTCGGCGGCATTTTTCTTAGTAGCTGGTGCAATTGTCCAAAACAGTAAGCTTGTATTGGAAAACGTTGGTTTAAATCCGACGAGAACAGGGATTTTAGATGTATTAACAAAGATGGGTGCACTTATTTCTATCGATCATATTAGAAATGAAGAGTTTGAACCGTGCGGGGATATTACGATTGAAACATCTAAACTAAAAGGAATAGAAATTGCTGGAACACTTATTCCAAGATTAATTGATGAAATTCCTGTAATTGCTTTATTGGCAACGCAGGCAGAAGGAATTACTGTTATTAAAAACGCTGAGGAGTTAAAAGTAAAAGAAACAAATCGTATCGATACGGTTGTAGATGAATTAGGCAAATTAGGTGCGAAGATTGAAGCTACACCAGATGGTATGATTATATATGGTAAACAAAGTTTAAATGGAAATACTGTTAATAGTCACGGCGATCATCGTATTGGGATGATGCTTGCAATCGCATCGTGTATTATAGATGGAGAAGTGAAAATAGAGAATAGTGATGCGGTCGCTGTATCGTATCCGAAATTTTTCGAACAATTAGCTGAGCTATAA
- a CDS encoding TIGR01906 family membrane protein, producing MKKNKSGINIWDRLITLVVSYSIAFSVFALATTVVVYGKSLYYFEIDFLNIPDLADMTKDEIKRNYDVLITYLSPFYEGALQLPTLDMSTNGRIHFVDVKNILVKIQYIMYGTIVIAVLGGAYLLKKKKEKFLLHGAILTIIFPIALTLPIAINFEKSFVLFHKLLFSNDYWMFDIETDPVILMLPEEFFLHAACVILLLILGGSIICYGVYKYLVKKKRVSKKKFSV from the coding sequence ATGAAGAAAAATAAGAGTGGTATAAACATATGGGATCGATTGATCACTTTAGTAGTTTCCTATAGCATAGCATTTTCTGTTTTCGCTCTCGCGACAACGGTAGTTGTATATGGGAAATCGTTGTATTATTTTGAAATTGATTTTTTAAATATTCCAGATTTAGCGGATATGACGAAAGATGAAATTAAGAGAAACTATGATGTGCTTATTACATATTTATCGCCGTTTTATGAAGGTGCATTACAATTGCCAACATTAGATATGTCCACAAATGGACGCATTCATTTTGTAGATGTTAAAAATATTTTAGTAAAGATTCAATATATAATGTATGGAACGATTGTAATTGCTGTATTAGGAGGGGCGTATTTATTAAAAAAGAAAAAAGAAAAGTTTTTACTTCACGGAGCGATTCTTACAATTATTTTTCCAATAGCTCTTACGTTACCAATTGCTATTAATTTTGAAAAGAGTTTCGTATTATTTCATAAGCTTTTATTTAGCAATGATTATTGGATGTTTGATATTGAAACAGATCCGGTTATTTTAATGTTACCGGAAGAATTCTTTCTGCATGCTGCATGTGTTATTTTATTATTGATTTTAGGTGGTAGCATAATTTGTTACGGTGTATATAAATATTTAGTGAAAAAGAAAAGGGTTTCAAAGAAAAAATTCTCTGTTTAA
- a CDS encoding zinc metallopeptidase, which produces MFYLIYFAIILIIPLYAQSKVRSAYSKYSQVYSTSGMTGAEVARKILDENGLYNVAVEETPGHLSDHYDPRVKTVRLSTDNYYGHSVAGTAVAAHEVGHAIQDAKDYNFMRVRHSLVPVANFGSNMSWVFVLIGVFAQMSGLLLLGIILMAAGVIFQLVTLPVEFDASKRAMQQIEALGIVSTDEYGQARKVLNAAALTYVAAAAVAVFELLRLVLIYTGMQRSDD; this is translated from the coding sequence ATGTTTTATTTAATTTACTTCGCGATCATTTTGATCATACCGTTGTATGCACAGTCAAAAGTACGTAGTGCCTATAGCAAGTATTCACAAGTTTATTCAACATCAGGTATGACAGGAGCGGAAGTTGCTCGGAAAATTTTAGATGAAAATGGATTGTACAATGTAGCCGTAGAAGAAACGCCAGGTCATTTGTCAGATCATTATGACCCGCGTGTAAAGACGGTTAGATTATCGACAGATAACTATTATGGTCATTCAGTTGCTGGTACAGCTGTAGCAGCACACGAAGTAGGGCATGCAATTCAAGATGCAAAAGATTATAACTTCATGCGTGTTCGTCATTCATTAGTGCCAGTTGCTAATTTTGGCTCGAATATGTCTTGGGTTTTCGTTTTAATTGGTGTGTTTGCACAAATGTCTGGTTTATTGTTGCTAGGAATTATTTTAATGGCAGCAGGTGTTATTTTTCAACTTGTTACATTACCAGTTGAGTTTGATGCATCAAAACGCGCAATGCAACAAATTGAAGCACTTGGTATCGTATCGACAGATGAATATGGCCAAGCTCGTAAAGTATTAAATGCGGCAGCATTAACATATGTAGCAGCTGCAGCTGTAGCGGTATTTGAATTATTACGTCTCGTATTAATTTATACTGGTATGCAGCGTAGCGACGATTAA
- a CDS encoding lipopolysaccharide assembly protein LapB, with product MQKFEQAVSYIENGEAEKGLQLLKEQLRVANDEEKYDIARYYHTLGFMDEALAITEDLRLLYPEESEFTVFLAELYIDLDKEDEAIEVLHDIPENDDLYVQSLLLVADLFQMQGFDDVAEQKLLKAKELMPDEPVITFGLAELYSSKGEEQKAITYYESLLAEHKVMGGVVIALRLAETLSAIGNWEEATSYYEAGLEEQKDIHSLFGYAFTLYQGEEYQRAIGAWQELKELDPEYASLYMYLAKSYEKEGMLQESYETLQEGIKVDELSVPFYVELANIAAKLSNIAEAEELLQKALELDPGHLGATLKYAYILKEQEKYEELIAVVERTIDSGEPDTQLLWDLAFAKKQLEMYSDALKHYESAYTSFKNHPDFLEEYGYFLLEEGMRKEAKEVFTQLIQLDPTQIHIEELLYNLEDFS from the coding sequence ATGCAAAAGTTTGAACAAGCTGTTTCTTATATTGAGAACGGTGAAGCAGAAAAAGGATTACAATTATTAAAAGAACAACTACGAGTTGCTAATGATGAAGAGAAGTATGATATCGCTCGTTACTATCATACACTTGGGTTTATGGATGAGGCGTTAGCAATTACTGAAGACTTACGCTTGCTATATCCGGAAGAAAGTGAATTTACGGTATTTTTAGCAGAATTATATATTGATTTAGATAAAGAAGATGAAGCGATTGAAGTGCTTCATGATATTCCAGAAAATGATGATCTATATGTTCAATCGCTATTACTTGTTGCAGATTTATTCCAAATGCAAGGTTTTGATGATGTAGCAGAGCAAAAACTATTAAAGGCGAAAGAATTGATGCCTGACGAACCTGTTATTACGTTTGGATTAGCAGAATTATATAGTAGTAAAGGTGAAGAACAAAAGGCAATTACTTATTACGAGTCGCTATTAGCGGAACATAAAGTAATGGGTGGTGTTGTCATTGCACTTCGTCTCGCAGAAACTTTAAGTGCTATTGGAAACTGGGAAGAGGCAACCTCTTACTATGAAGCGGGGTTAGAAGAGCAAAAAGATATTCACTCATTATTTGGATATGCCTTCACATTATATCAAGGAGAAGAATATCAAAGAGCAATTGGTGCTTGGCAAGAATTAAAAGAATTAGATCCTGAGTACGCATCGTTATACATGTATTTAGCGAAAAGCTATGAAAAAGAAGGCATGCTTCAAGAAAGCTATGAAACACTTCAAGAAGGAATTAAAGTAGATGAGCTTTCTGTTCCTTTCTATGTAGAATTAGCGAATATTGCGGCGAAATTAAGTAACATAGCGGAGGCAGAAGAATTGCTTCAAAAAGCGCTGGAGCTAGATCCGGGACATTTAGGTGCGACATTAAAATATGCGTATATCTTAAAAGAACAAGAGAAATATGAAGAGCTAATTGCAGTTGTAGAGCGTACAATTGACAGTGGAGAACCAGATACACAACTACTTTGGGATCTTGCATTTGCAAAAAAACAATTAGAAATGTATTCGGATGCATTAAAACACTATGAAAGTGCATATACTTCTTTTAAGAATCATCCAGATTTCTTGGAAGAGTACGGTTATTTCTTATTAGAAGAAGGAATGCGAAAAGAGGCGAAAGAAGTATTTACGCAGTTAATACAACTAGACCCGACACAAATTCATATTGAAGAATTGTTATATAATTTAGAGGATTTTTCGTAA
- the qcrC gene encoding menaquinol-cytochrome c reductase cytochrome b/c subunit — translation MHRGKGMKFVGDSRVPVARKPNIPKDYSEYPGKTEAFWPNFLLKEWMVGAVFLVGYLCLTVAHPSPLERMADPTDAGYIPLPDWYFLFLYQLLKYSYASGSFTVIGAFIMPGIAFGALLLAPFLDRGPERAPLKRPVATGFMLLAIASIIFLTWESVAHHDWEAAKKQGAIVKTAPVDKNDEGYKLMQKNTCLTCHGDNLQGGAAAPALQNLTLKSEEIAKIAKDGKGSMPKGVFKGTDEELKKLSEFVAKYNKK, via the coding sequence ATGCATCGCGGCAAAGGGATGAAGTTTGTAGGAGATTCTCGGGTACCAGTAGCCCGGAAACCAAATATTCCAAAAGATTATTCTGAATATCCAGGGAAAACAGAAGCGTTTTGGCCGAATTTCTTGTTAAAAGAATGGATGGTTGGTGCAGTTTTTTTAGTCGGTTATTTATGTTTAACAGTGGCGCATCCGTCACCGCTTGAGAGAATGGCGGATCCTACAGATGCAGGGTATATACCACTTCCAGATTGGTATTTCTTATTCTTGTATCAGTTATTAAAGTATTCGTATGCTTCAGGCTCATTTACTGTAATTGGTGCGTTTATTATGCCAGGGATTGCGTTTGGAGCGTTACTATTAGCTCCGTTTCTAGATCGAGGCCCAGAAAGAGCGCCATTGAAGCGTCCTGTAGCAACGGGGTTTATGCTTTTAGCAATTGCATCGATTATTTTTTTAACTTGGGAATCTGTAGCACATCACGATTGGGAAGCTGCAAAAAAACAAGGAGCAATTGTAAAAACAGCACCAGTTGATAAAAATGATGAAGGCTACAAGTTGATGCAAAAAAATACTTGTTTAACATGTCATGGTGACAATTTACAGGGCGGGGCGGCAGCACCGGCTTTGCAAAACTTAACTTTAAAGTCAGAAGAAATCGCTAAAATTGCGAAAGATGGAAAAGGTTCAATGCCTAAAGGTGTATTTAAAGGTACAGATGAGGAACTGAAAAAGCTTTCGGAATTCGTTGCAAAGTATAATAAAAAATAA
- a CDS encoding ReoY family proteolytic degradation factor, with protein sequence MNTPVSVNEKKDFVKWFLNNYQLKQRECVWILNYLMSHDQLMHKVHFVEHAKYCPRGLVMSANCVKDTPFHFFKQNVMTTDAEKSFHDIRLNRDEDIYIQLNFKSSFQNANYVAVLEENPYLPKHIEVNEKDRLLAERFLEESVFSFRRARLLKQIDEALDKRDEEAFHRLTAELKIL encoded by the coding sequence ATGAATACCCCTGTTTCTGTAAACGAGAAGAAGGATTTTGTAAAATGGTTTTTAAATAATTACCAACTGAAACAGCGTGAATGTGTATGGATTTTGAATTATTTAATGAGTCACGATCAATTAATGCATAAAGTCCACTTCGTAGAACATGCAAAATATTGTCCGCGTGGCTTAGTAATGTCAGCAAATTGTGTGAAAGACACACCGTTTCACTTTTTTAAACAAAATGTAATGACAACAGATGCAGAAAAGTCGTTTCATGATATTCGTTTGAATCGAGATGAGGATATTTATATTCAGCTTAATTTTAAATCATCGTTCCAAAATGCAAACTATGTAGCTGTATTAGAAGAAAACCCATATTTGCCAAAGCATATTGAAGTGAATGAAAAAGATCGATTGCTTGCAGAACGATTTTTAGAAGAAAGTGTATTCTCATTTAGAAGAGCGCGTCTTTTGAAACAAATTGATGAAGCTTTGGATAAGCGAGATGAGGAAGCATTTCATAGGTTAACAGCAGAGTTGAAAATTTTATAG
- the aroB gene encoding 3-dehydroquinate synthase encodes MENIHIQTKSKEYDVHVGREALSHLTTLIQKMNPAVSNIMIISDEVVASLHLQTVVDALQVEQKVFSFVVPSGEKEKSFENFYAAHTSALENKLDRNSIIIALGGGMIGDLAGFVAASFMRGIRFVQVPTTLLAHDSAVGGKVAINHPLGKNMIGAFHQPEAVVYHTPFLHSLPEKEWRSGYAEVIKHALIGDVELYHWLKEEVQTLTDLRDEKLIHILTKAIPVKANIVSQDETEKGVRAHLNFGHTLGHALEKELGYGNITHGDGVAVGMLFAMFLSEQVYKIDLSYEEMKQWFLKYGYPKMPSDLNVERLVQLMKQDKKANAGTIHMVLMQEYGGVNVVSISDETVHIALEAFQKDMV; translated from the coding sequence ATGGAGAACATACATATTCAAACGAAATCAAAAGAATATGATGTACATGTTGGAAGGGAGGCGTTGTCACATTTAACAACGCTTATTCAAAAGATGAATCCTGCTGTATCTAACATAATGATCATTTCTGATGAAGTTGTTGCATCACTGCATTTACAGACAGTTGTTGATGCATTGCAAGTAGAGCAAAAAGTATTTTCGTTTGTTGTACCGAGTGGCGAAAAAGAGAAGTCTTTTGAAAATTTTTATGCGGCTCACACTTCGGCTCTTGAAAATAAATTAGATAGAAATTCTATAATCATCGCACTTGGAGGCGGAATGATTGGAGATTTGGCTGGATTTGTTGCCGCGTCGTTTATGCGTGGTATTCGCTTTGTCCAAGTTCCAACAACCTTGTTAGCTCACGACAGCGCAGTAGGCGGAAAAGTAGCAATTAACCATCCACTAGGAAAAAATATGATTGGGGCGTTCCATCAGCCAGAAGCTGTTGTGTATCATACGCCATTTTTACATTCACTTCCTGAAAAAGAGTGGCGATCAGGTTATGCAGAAGTGATAAAGCATGCACTTATTGGTGATGTAGAGCTATATCATTGGTTAAAGGAAGAAGTGCAAACATTAACGGATCTTCGTGATGAAAAGTTAATTCACATATTAACGAAGGCGATTCCTGTGAAAGCGAACATTGTGTCGCAAGACGAAACAGAAAAAGGTGTACGTGCCCATTTGAATTTTGGGCATACGTTAGGACATGCTCTTGAAAAAGAGTTAGGATATGGAAATATTACTCACGGTGATGGAGTAGCGGTTGGTATGCTATTTGCCATGTTTTTAAGTGAGCAAGTGTACAAAATTGATCTTTCTTATGAAGAAATGAAGCAGTGGTTCTTGAAATACGGTTATCCAAAAATGCCAAGCGACTTGAATGTAGAACGTCTCGTTCAGTTGATGAAACAAGATAAAAAAGCAAATGCCGGAACAATTCATATGGTGCTTATGCAGGAATATGGGGGAGTGAATGTCGTATCTATTTCAGATGAGACTGTTCATATTGCGTTAGAAGCATTTCAAAAGGATATGGTCTAA
- the qcrB gene encoding menaquinol-cytochrome c reductase cytochrome b subunit, with translation MLNKIYDWVDERLDITPIWRDIADHEVPEHVNPAHHFSAFVYCFGGLTFFVTVIQILSGMFLTMYYVPDIKNAWESVYYLQNEVAYGQIVRGMHHWGASLVIVMMFLHTLRVFFQGAYKKPRELNWIVGVLIFFVMLGLGFTGYLLPWDMKALFATKVGIQIAEQTPLIGPYIKTLLAGHSEIVGAQTLTRFFAIHVFFLPAALLGLMAFHFIMIRKQGISGPL, from the coding sequence ATGCTAAATAAAATTTATGATTGGGTAGACGAGCGGTTAGATATTACACCAATATGGCGCGATATCGCTGATCATGAAGTACCTGAACATGTAAACCCGGCACATCACTTTTCTGCATTCGTCTATTGCTTTGGAGGGCTTACCTTTTTCGTTACTGTAATTCAAATTTTATCTGGAATGTTTTTGACAATGTATTATGTGCCTGATATTAAAAATGCTTGGGAATCGGTTTATTATTTACAAAATGAAGTTGCATACGGACAAATTGTTCGTGGTATGCACCACTGGGGTGCCAGTCTCGTAATTGTAATGATGTTTTTACATACACTCAGAGTTTTCTTCCAAGGTGCGTATAAAAAGCCTCGTGAGTTAAACTGGATTGTTGGTGTTCTTATTTTCTTTGTTATGTTAGGTCTTGGTTTTACCGGATATTTATTACCGTGGGATATGAAAGCGTTATTTGCTACGAAAGTAGGGATTCAAATCGCAGAGCAAACGCCGCTCATTGGTCCTTATATTAAAACATTACTCGCTGGTCATTCCGAAATTGTTGGCGCTCAAACATTAACTCGCTTCTTTGCTATTCACGTCTTCTTCTTACCAGCAGCACTTCTAGGTTTAATGGCCTTCCACTTCATCATGATTCGCAAACAAGGTATTTCCGGTCCGCTATAA
- the qcrA gene encoding menaquinol-cytochrome c reductase iron-sulfur subunit produces MSEKEHRVSRRQFLNYTLTGVGGFMAAGILMPMTRFALDPVLRKEAGTDMVAVAQVKDITTEPKRFDFKVKQVDGWYKSDEPKSAWVHKDESGDIVAFSPVCKHLGCTVNWNSDKAHPNQFFCPCHGGRYTKDGVNIKGTPPLAPLDVYESKVKDGTLYLGKAKPRGGAK; encoded by the coding sequence GTGAGCGAGAAAGAACATCGTGTGTCAAGAAGACAGTTTTTAAATTACACACTTACAGGGGTAGGAGGCTTTATGGCGGCGGGTATTTTAATGCCGATGACGCGGTTTGCGCTTGATCCGGTGTTAAGAAAAGAAGCGGGAACAGATATGGTTGCTGTTGCACAAGTGAAGGATATTACAACAGAACCGAAGCGTTTCGACTTTAAGGTGAAGCAGGTTGATGGTTGGTACAAGTCTGACGAGCCAAAATCAGCTTGGGTTCATAAAGATGAAAGCGGAGACATTGTTGCGTTCTCTCCAGTATGTAAACATTTAGGATGTACAGTTAACTGGAATTCAGACAAAGCACATCCGAATCAATTCTTTTGCCCGTGTCACGGGGGGCGTTACACAAAAGATGGGGTTAACATTAAAGGCACACCGCCCCTTGCTCCGCTTGATGTGTACGAGTCTAAAGTGAAAGATGGAACATTGTATTTAGGAAAAGCGAAGCCAAGAGGGGGTGCAAAGTAG